The following are encoded in a window of Geobacter metallireducens GS-15 genomic DNA:
- a CDS encoding adenylate kinase: protein MNLIFLGPPGAGKGTQANLLVGTYGIPQISTGDILRSAVANQTSLGITAKSYMDAGSLVPDEVVVGIVNERLAADDCAAGFILDGFPRTVAQADALGGMLQGAGRSIAHVISFEVDYAVLVDRLTGRRMCRACGRGFHVLYDRPSVEGRCDSCGGELYQRDDDKVETIRRRLDVYDEQTVPLKLYYERASLLRKVDALGSIESVSQSIQNIVASR from the coding sequence ATGAATTTGATTTTCCTTGGTCCTCCTGGCGCAGGCAAGGGGACGCAAGCTAACCTTCTTGTCGGTACGTATGGCATTCCGCAGATTTCTACCGGTGATATCCTGCGGTCAGCCGTTGCGAATCAGACTTCGCTGGGGATCACGGCTAAGTCCTATATGGATGCCGGTTCGCTTGTTCCTGATGAAGTTGTCGTGGGTATTGTTAATGAGCGACTTGCGGCTGACGATTGTGCCGCTGGTTTTATTCTTGACGGATTCCCGCGGACTGTGGCCCAGGCTGATGCGCTGGGTGGCATGTTGCAGGGGGCTGGGCGGTCGATTGCCCATGTTATATCGTTCGAAGTGGACTATGCGGTGTTGGTTGATCGTCTGACGGGACGGCGCATGTGTAGGGCATGTGGTCGTGGTTTCCATGTTCTGTATGATCGGCCATCCGTGGAAGGGCGCTGTGATAGTTGTGGCGGGGAGCTTTATCAGAGAGATGATGATAAAGTGGAGACAATCCGTCGTCGTCTTGATGTTTATGACGAGCAGACTGTTCCCCTTAAGTTGTATTATGAGCGTGCATCACTGCTGAGGAAGGTTGATGCTCTTGGCTCAATAGAATCCGTTTCTCAATCAATTCAGAACATAGTGGCGAGTAGGTAG
- the map gene encoding type I methionyl aminopeptidase: protein MIVLKSPQEIEKMRSAGQIVAEILDILRSEVRAGVTTLFLDGLAESEARKRKAVAAFKGYGGFPYALCCSLNEQVVHGMPSKRELVEGDIVSLDFGVVYSGYYADAAITVPVSKVTAQAERLVKVTEESLYCAIEAAVPGNRLSDISHAVQGYVERHGFSVVRDFVGHGIGKKLHESPQVPNFGEPGRGVRLKPGMVLAIEPMINERSYQVKVLADGWTAVTCDGGLSAHFEHTVAITEHGPEILSKL, encoded by the coding sequence GTGATTGTTCTAAAGTCACCCCAGGAAATTGAAAAAATGCGCTCCGCTGGACAGATCGTGGCGGAGATTCTCGATATTTTGAGGTCTGAGGTACGGGCCGGCGTTACCACTTTGTTTCTTGACGGACTTGCAGAGTCAGAAGCGCGGAAGCGTAAGGCGGTGGCTGCATTCAAGGGGTATGGGGGGTTCCCTTATGCTCTTTGCTGCTCTCTTAATGAGCAGGTTGTTCATGGCATGCCAAGTAAGCGTGAATTAGTCGAGGGGGACATAGTCAGCCTCGATTTCGGTGTTGTTTACAGCGGATATTACGCTGATGCCGCTATAACAGTGCCTGTTTCGAAGGTTACTGCCCAAGCGGAGCGTCTTGTCAAGGTGACTGAAGAGTCTCTCTATTGTGCAATTGAGGCGGCAGTTCCCGGCAATAGGCTGTCAGATATTTCGCATGCAGTTCAGGGCTATGTGGAACGCCACGGATTTTCAGTCGTTAGGGATTTCGTGGGGCACGGGATCGGAAAGAAGCTTCACGAAAGTCCGCAGGTTCCGAATTTTGGCGAGCCTGGCCGGGGAGTCAGGTTGAAACCAGGAATGGTTCTCGCCATTGAGCCTATGATCAATGAGCGGAGCTATCAGGTGAAGGTGTTGGCTGATGGCTGGACGGCCGTCACATGTGATGGTGGCCTGTCAGCTCATTTTGAACATACTGTTGCTATAACGGAGCATGGTCCGGAAATACTCAGTAAACTCTAG
- the rpmJ gene encoding 50S ribosomal protein L36, which translates to MKVRASVKKICDKCKIIKRKGIVRVICETPKHTQRQG; encoded by the coding sequence ATGAAAGTAAGGGCATCAGTAAAAAAAATTTGTGACAAATGCAAGATAATCAAGCGCAAGGGAATTGTTCGTGTAATTTGCGAAACGCCCAAGCATACCCAGAGACAAGGCTAA
- the rpsM gene encoding 30S ribosomal protein S13, with protein sequence MARIAGIDLPRNKRIEIALTYIYGIGRTTAQKILAESGVSVDTRTDSLTEAEVAKIREFIDKNIKVEGDLRRDVSMNIKRLMDLGCYRGLRHRKGLPVRGQRTKTNARTRKGPARTVAGKKK encoded by the coding sequence TTGGCACGCATCGCAGGCATTGACCTACCAAGAAACAAGCGGATAGAAATCGCGCTCACTTATATCTACGGGATCGGGCGTACAACAGCACAAAAGATCCTGGCTGAGTCAGGTGTCAGCGTAGATACGAGAACTGACAGCCTGACCGAGGCTGAAGTAGCCAAGATTAGGGAATTTATCGATAAGAATATCAAGGTAGAGGGTGACCTTCGCCGCGATGTGTCTATGAACATCAAACGGCTCATGGACCTCGGGTGTTACCGTGGACTCCGTCATCGGAAGGGGCTTCCCGTTCGCGGACAGAGAACGAAGACCAATGCACGTACGCGCAAAGGTCCTGCCAGAACGGTTGCAGGTAAGAAGAAATAG
- the rpsK gene encoding 30S ribosomal protein S11 — MASPAKKVVKKKKEKKNIPNGVAHIQATFNNTIITITDPAGNVVAWSSAGGKGFKGSRKSTPFAAQVAAEDCAKKAQDHGMRSVEVYVKGPGSGRESALRALQAAGFHVNFIRDVTPIPHNGCRPPKRRRV, encoded by the coding sequence ATGGCAAGCCCGGCTAAAAAAGTTGTCAAGAAGAAGAAGGAAAAAAAGAATATTCCTAATGGAGTGGCCCACATTCAGGCTACGTTCAATAATACTATCATCACCATAACTGATCCTGCTGGTAATGTGGTTGCTTGGTCTTCTGCTGGCGGCAAAGGCTTTAAGGGCTCTCGTAAGAGTACGCCGTTCGCTGCTCAGGTTGCAGCAGAGGACTGCGCGAAAAAGGCTCAGGATCATGGCATGCGTAGTGTCGAAGTGTATGTGAAAGGTCCTGGATCTGGTCGTGAGTCTGCTTTGCGTGCTCTTCAGGCTGCTGGTTTTCATGTCAACTTCATCCGTGACGTCACGCCGATTCCCCATAACGGCTGTCGTCCGCCGAAGCGCAGAAGGGTC